CGATGGGACAGGAGGATTACTTCATCAATAGTAGACAGGGGCTGGCTGACAGTGGGTTagaccactgcctgcaaccccagcatccctgggtgagatggttcaagtcctagctgctccctgctaatgcaccttggaaagcagtagaagatggtccaagtacttggaccactgcaTCCACatagagacacagatgaagctcctggcttctgactttggccttgctccagctgttgcagccatttggggaatgaaccagtggctggaagatctctctctctctctctctctctctctgcctctccttctctctctgtataaatctgaatttcaaataaataaatcttaaaaaaaaaagaatcgcaGGGGGATTATGAAAAACACAGAGCAACAGGACCTTAAAGAGGTACACCCACTGCCATTTGCACGTCTGTTTAACAGAGGAGTTTCCCTAACTCTGTTCCCGAGCCTCAGGCGAGGCTGATGCTGTGGGTCTGACCTTGAGTATGGGGGTGTCTAAAGAAGCCAAACTGCCTGGCacacccctgtggggagcaactgggagcaacttggactagactaagttactcgaattaagacttattctatgcatctactctcccacaatatggcgctgagaagggagtaacaacttctacgcagctgcctctcgccagcttgagtgatgacctgcaggagctgatcctgctcctgattggaggagagcagcgtactcggcgtgtgggtagcagagttgggattggtggaagaggactataaaggaggagagagacaacatgcaccaggaacatctatctgaaggaacacctgagcagcccccgagagagccggccggcggtgtgccgctcccccgtggaagtggggaaagtggcagggggaaccgcccttccacggaggtggaagggtcggtagccaacccgggaagaaccagcagcaaacacggggagggccgagcagacaaaagaacagcgcagggtcctgtgtcgttcctccacgaagatggggagcgacacaccccccccaaaaaaacctaCATGGTCTCCCCCTAGTGGCCCCCAAGACGCATGtggggccctgcccctgctgcatCCCCAGGGAACTTGCCTTAAATTTGTTGAGCAGCAGCTTCAGCACCTGTGGCGTGGTCATGGTGCTGTTGATGCGGACGTTGGTGACGGAGCCGTAGGCAGGCGTGAACACGGACGTCTGCAGAGAGAGGGGTCCAGCTCAGGGCGGGAGTGAGGACAAACACAgcgcccactgtgccacaggtggGCACAGTGACTGGGGTCCTCCAAACCGGCTCCCTGAGAGGCCCGTGGGGAGCCTAGCATCAGGACGTGGCAGAAGCAACGCTGGCCCAGGTGTGCTCTCTTCAGTTCACCTCCCCCAGGAAGCTCAGGGTGCTGGGTTTGTCAGGTGCCGTGGTCGGAGGTGGGCATGGACTCAGAAAACCAAGGCCCTTCATCCAAGCCAAACAAGCACAAATTCCCCGCCCCTGGGGTTCGCCACCAGGGGGTCACTGAGCCCTGTCCCACCGCGCACGTGCTTTGGGGGCagcaggaggaaaggaggggtGAGCCAGCTTGGGATGGCCTGGGTGGGATGCTGACACCCCCAAATCTGAGAACTGCTGCCCTGCTTTGAGGTCAGCCCTTAACCAAGGGGAAAGCTAGATGTGCCACAGAAGACGGAGACTCACCCAGGGTGCAAGGTCAGGAGCTCTGCTCAGTGACCTTCCAGGGTACAGCAGGGTCCAGCCCCACTGAACCCACGCCCACCTGGGGGACCCCCTGACAAAGCTCCCAGCCAAACGCATAGCCACAACCCCAAGACTGAGCCACAAACACGTGGCTGCCTGTGAGTCCCGCAGGGGACTTTggctgcagctgcccaaggaagGGTCcaataaccccccccccccccgggggctGTCCCTTCCGCATCCCCACCCCTCGCCACGCTACCTTGTGGTTGTAGAAATGCCCATTGATGGAGAAGCGGTGGCGTCTGATTCGGCGCTGGTCGCTGGGCGTCCTCACGTTGCCACGGCGACGCACTCCGACGTCACTGCGCGTGCGCATCAGCTGAGGGGTGTCTTCCTGCAGGGGCTTCAGGCCCCTGGAGtctgagaaggaagagggaaatgaGCGGGCGCTGCTTGCCCACGATTGCCACTGCTACCACACCCACTGCCTCCCGGAAAACCTactttaaaaacagtattttgaGCTGGGGCAGAAACATTTACTGGGAAGTAATAGAGTGAAAAGGCTCAGCACACAGACTTCGGAGCCAGACTCCtcgggttccaatcccagctccaccactgccCAGTGTCTCCAGCCTCTCAGTGCCTAAGTTCTCTCATCTATACAATGGCGCTAATAACAAGCACCCACAGGACTGTCGGGAGGGTCTCAATGAGTGATCACACGAATAGCACTTAGCACAGCGCCTGGGAGGGGAGAAGCATGGTCGAAGGCTGTTGCACCTGCTGCAACGTGGCTGAGCCTTGAGGACGTTACActacgtgaaataagccagtcgcaaGAAGACAAACCCTACACAACGCCGCCTATGCACAGCCCTTAGGGAAGTCAAAATCCCACCCAGAAAGTAGCATGGCGGTGCCAAGGGCTGGGGGCCACGGGGCATTATCCTTTAATGGGGGCAGCATTTCCGCTTTAcagagttctggagatggatagtggtgatggctgcacaacacGATGAGTGTGTCTAATCCCACTGAACTGCCTGCTTCAGAGCGGTTTGGACTGGAAATGTTCTGTCTACTTTACCACAAGAAAAGTGCTGGGGcgaggtggggctggcattggggtgcagtgagttaagacactgcctgcgaCACAGGCGCCCCaaatgagtgtcagttcaagtctcaactgctccacttccaatctagctccctgctaatgcacctgggaaagcagcaaaagttggcccaagtgcttgggcctctgacacccatgtgggagaccaagatggagttcttcactcctagctcctggcttcagcctggcccagccctggctgctgtagccatctggggagggaaccagtggatggaagatctctctctgtctctttccttctctctctgtatctctgtctttcaaataaataaataaatcttttaaaaaaaaatgtgcaccctgggaggctgcaatgatggctcaagtagttgagtccctgccaaccacatgggagactagaactgaattcctggctcctggtttcggcctcacccagccccagctgttgcaggcatttggcgaatgaactagaggatgggagatgtgtgtgtgtgtgtgtgtgtgtgtgtgtgtcttgtctgtctccaataaatgttttttaataaaaagaatagtattttctcaaaaagaaaaagtacgCCACTTGTATaaaaagggggagagagcagCTACAGCCAACCGCAGGGGTGTGTCAGGGCACTGGTATTTGTGCCAAGTATTTGCAGGGAATACTTCAGGAGATTTGGTCAGGTTGCTCCTGGGGAGAGAAACTCAATATTGGGAGGATGAAGTGAGAACTTTTCCattctttcctcttaacactttgTGAATCCTGGGCCAAGCGAATTGTATATATTCAGAGAGAAGCCGCAGCTCCCAGCCCCCGGCACAGCGGTCTCCCTGCAGCTGGTCCCTCCCGGAGGCGACGCCCACCGTGCCCGTACCTGTGGGGCTCAGCGCCTGCTCGCTCTCGGCTGGGGCGTCCACCTCTGAGATCTGAATGTTGGGCATGGTGAGGGGCTTCAGGATGGTGCTGGGGGCAGAGACAAAGCAAAGGGGCACCGTTTTAGCCCTACAGGgagcccttcccctcccttcgccccacccctgccagggcGTGCTTTGCTTGTGTCACTAGatgctggcccagctcccaggctgcGCACTGGGTAGGGAGGGCGGGCTCCTGGGGAGCGAAATTCTCTCCCAGCATCTGGAGCAACACAGGCACCCAATTCATCAGCCCAGAACAGAGAAGGCGAGGACAAAACCCATGTGTCGCCTGCGCTCGGTTTCTAAGCACATACAGGCTCTACGGCTTGTTTGGAAAACCCAAATAATGGCTATCTGTTCCTCAGGACAGGATTCTAGTTCAGGATCGTTTATGTTGGAGGAGGAGCTCATGCAGGGCTGCTGGGGTCTACAGGGAGTGGCGAGGTACAGACCAGGCACCAGCAGGCCCAGGGCGGTGTGCAGTGTTCCCGGCATTGCAAGGACTCGGTCCTCAGCAAGGACCACAAGGCAGAGAGCAGACCTGTGCGCACAAGCAACTCCTTGAAGCCACAAAGGACCACAGGAGCAGCTCAGAGACACACCCCCCAAATCAACAGAGGATCTGGCGCCCGAAAAATCATGCCTGATCAATGAAGACCACCCCGTGGGGAAAGGAGGCGGGGCTCCCTGGGACACGGCTGCTATAAGCCTCATGCTCCAGGGAGGATCATTTCAGGgaggaaaattaaaatggaaaatctgaAAGAACTTCCTACCGTAGTACAAGTTCACAGCAAATGGCATCACAAGATGGggctattttggtgcaaaaatgtttttgacaTCCATGGGTCATTTGTTCatcacacacatcttccatcaactttttaaaggctctttctggagctggtgctgtggcataacaggttagatctctgcttgtggcaccggcatcccatatgggcaccggttcacgttccagctgctcctgttctgatccagctcccctgcttctggcatgggaaagcagtagaagatggcccaagtgcttgagcccctgcacccacatgggagacctgggagaaactcctggctcctggctttggattggcccagctttggccactgaggccatctggggagtgaaccagcgatagaagacccctctctctctctcactctttctgtaactctatctttcaaataaacaaataaaatatttaaaaaaaaatactccttcCATAACCACGGACTTCCGAGCCCCAGAATAGATGTGGTCAGGGCCTCTTGTGAGTGACAAACACTTTGTACTGTAGTGGCCACTCCCACAACCTGGTCCAAAGCCCTCTCTCTTGCTGCAGCAGAAACTGGTCCAGGCACCTGCTGTATCATAGCCAGCGCCTGGGACCACATTATGTGCCTTCCCTGCAAATTCGCTCAAGGCATTTATGGGTTCCAAGGTAGGGATgctacagagaaaagagaggaaaatgagCGTGCAGAGGGAAGCCCCCGCGGCAGGCCCAGCCGAAGGCCACGGGGTCAAGCAGAGAGTCAAAAACCATCTCCTGGAGGGAACGGAATGTAACGGATTCTGGGGGTCGGGGTCAGGGTGTGGAAATCAAATACAGCAGCGAAAGTGCTGAAAGCAAAGCCAAGTTAGACGAAACCGAAGAACCGTGACGGGGCGTCTCGGTGCCACAGCGCCTCCTCCATAAACTCCTCTGAAAGGAAGCAGCTTGGCCCCAGGGTGTGGTCTCCCTGTAGGTTTCTCTCGATTGTAGAAAAAGAGAGGGATTTGGCCGTGGAGTTCAACAAAATGTTCCACGCGGCCAACAGAGAGGGCTTGGTTTTCACTGCAGTCAGAACAAACACCACTGTGGTTTTGGCTGAGGGGCCGGCACGCTCCACCCAGGCTCCGGCCCGAAGGCAGCCAACATCAGCAAGTTCCCGGAGAAAGCAGGGCCAGGCACTGGGTCCCAGGGTCTCGCCAGGGGCCACTCTTCAGCTGGCTACAGAGGGCAGGGGTGGCTGGGGAAGACTGGGCCTTCACAGACCTTCCCATAGGGACCTGGCCAAGGGGACCCCTCCCTCCATGCTCCTGACCACCCCACCAGGCCTCAGCTCCagtgtggcctgagagagcagagcCCTGGCTGCGCTCACGTGGCTGGCTCTAGACAGGGTCTGACCATGCCTCTTGTCCACACAAGGGTCAAGCCCTCCGTGTCCCCAGGGCGGGGCCACTCTAGGAGGGGTGGTCCCAGTGGGGAGGCCGACACCTGCCTAGCTTGTCATTGGCAACACCCCCGAAGAGATGCAGAATTCTCCCTGACTCAGTGCCTCCCCTGCTCAACCTGACCTCACTTAGCCACTGTGGTGACAGCACGGAGGCGCAGTCACGCCAACAAATGCCTAAGCCCAAAGCAGGGGGCAGTGGGGGTGCTGGGAACCGAGGCCAGGATCCGGGCGGCGGGAAGGAACTGGCATTTACCTGCTGGGGGACACGGAGAATGGCCCCCCgcacctcccagccctgcccggccCCACTCACCCCTGAGCGCCCAAGTTGCAGCCGGAGTGCCAGGAGGAAGAGGACGGAGGGGGCCGCAGGCGCTCATTGTCATCCTGCATCTGCAGCCGGATGGGCCGGCGCAGCCCCCACGAGATGTTCAGCAGCCCCTCCACGATGAACTCATCTTCTTCCTGCCCACAGAGCAAGTGACCCATCGGCCTGGTGAGCCCCGACCCGCGTGGAGGGCACAGATGACGGCACGCTTAGTGCGCCCCAAATGGGTGCACCCCGACTGCACTCACAGGCCATGAACTGCACTCACACGCTCCTGGAACCTGCTGCGAGCCTCGGCCCCTGACCTCACTGGTCAGCGCATGGGCCGGTGCCAGGTTCACATCCGCCCGTGCAAACAGCAGACACATCTTCTGTGGGTTCCACATTAACGACTTCAAAGGAGTCAGAACTCGTCTTTCAAAGTGAGACCTCCCTTGCCACAGAAGCAAgcagtgaattctttttttcaaatacttgTAACTATAGCATCATTAAATGtctttgaaatgattttaaatttttaactgacacataattGTATGCATTTATAGGGTAAGGAAGTGAATTCTTGAACTGGCTACTTTCTCGCTCCCTACTCTAGAAAACCATGTCTTTAGCTATAACAAGTACCTAGCAATCGGACCTGCTGGGTGAAGGAGGCTTAAGGCAGTATTTCCCCAAGTTTATTCTGCAGAACACTGGCTCCTCTGCTATGCGCACTGTTTCCTTAAAAGGGTGTCAAGCGACGGTGAGCTCAGAGAGGCGGCATTCATCAGATCTCATAAGCACAGGACGCCTAGTGCTTACAATAAGCTCACGAGCCACATGACAGCGCTCCAggaggtggaaaaaaaaaaacctgtaggaATTCTAAATCCATACTCCAAAGGCGATGACTAATAAGGGGTTCACGTGGGCAGTTACATGCTCTATCCCAAAGAAGTGGGTTTCGTTCATGAGCACGCACCCTTTACTCATGAAACTCTGAGGATCTGTCCTATAGGACCTACCCCAGGAAAGCTGTCTAAGAAGCAAAATCTTGCTCATGGCCCAACCACCAAGGTATAGAAGACTCGGGGGCTGGTGTCgaggtacagctggttaagcagtTATctgtaatgctggtatcccataggagtgtgggtttgagtcctggctgctccactctgattcagctccctgctaatgcacctgggaaggcagcagaagatggtccaagtccttgcgcTCCTGCcatccaggtaggagacccagatggagttcctgtttcctggcttaggacttgcccagccctggctgttgtggccatttggggagtgaactatagatgggagacctctctttctctctgtctctctccgtctctctccctctctctccttctctttctctgtctccctccctgtctgtaactctgcctttcaaataaataaaaaattaacctttaaacaaacaaacagcaacaATTAGAGGACAGAGCCTAACAGGGTCAGGCCTCCTCTCCCAACCTTGGACAAACCTATGGGAACCCATGCTTTGTGGCAGGGTCCAGGAGTGTCAGACCCGGGCCACGGGCACATCTTTAGGACAAGCCCCGTGGGTGAACGTGACACCTGCTCAATAAACAAGCCGCCTGGGCTCCAGGACAAGCCTTGTGGGGAAGGAGAGGACATACGAGGGCAGGAGGggagcagaacaattcagaacaCTGAGGATCCTGGCAAGATGGGTTTTATGTAAGCAGAGAGTGAAATACAGCCTTCTGGCTGGTCCTACCGCAGGACTGGAGGGCAGAGTCTAACCCAAAATAGGACTTGGCCTACCTGGAGTGGCTTGGGGCATACAGAAAAGACTACTGCACCCCACACACTGTCCTTACCCAGCCTGTCTCGGGAGCTGAAATTCCACCATCTGCTATCCCTTCGTGTGGATTAAATCACCACAGCTTGATAACCCAGAAGGCTGTCTTGAAGGGTACTACACATACCTTCTTATCAGTCAAGAACGCTTGAGTATAAGTTACCCTACCAGGTGGCTTCATAACTCACATCTATCTGATAGCAGGCTTTACAGAAATGGATACGGGATGGGTAAGCTTAGCTTGGGGCCGGGGATGGGGAGAGTCATGTGGGTACCAGAGGGCATTCCAAGAAGGCAGCCCGCAGACAGCCACAGGCGGGGGGATGGCCCAGTGTCACCACCAAGACTTCTACGgctccctcaggtccctgcacaGAGGTGTGCAGGGGGCACCAGGTGAGGTCCCCGAAGCCCTCCCTCGGGAGCCACACTGCCCAGCTGCACTTCCAGAGGGAGTCTCTGAACACTAACACTCCTCCTTTTCAGGACGAAACCATGCCTGGGGCCTCCTTCCCAAGAACCCCTGGGGCCTTGGCTAACACCAGAAATGAGGAAGGGGCCGGTCTCTATGGCAGGAGGGAGCTCAGGGTCCCTCAGAgccaggagacacagagacagacagggcgTCCCCAGCACAGCCTCCCAGCCTTCCCTTGGGGGCGCCGTACCTCTcggtgccggagctgcaggttCTGGCCCTGGTAGTACAAGTTGTAGGTCTTGAGGTGCAGGAGAAGTTCATTCCTTAGTGGGGGAAATACAACAGGTGTAACCAGCCCACGTGACACCAGTTAGAACGAAGTCTTTCCTTTCTCACCTCTGTCCAGGCCTCTGTCGCCCCACTTTGAGTGTCTGTCTACATGTGTGTACACCccctcccaaatacccacagtatTCCATCGCCACCACCCCCCATCACCGCCTGCCCCCAGGACCAAGGTCAAGTGTAAACGCCACCCGGGAAACAGACTGAACGGAAGTAGCATCCCCAGCAATACCTCCCCCAGGCGGGGGGACAGGCCGTGGCACCTCTCCCAGGCCTCTGTGCCGTCAAGGGCACTGTAAGCGAGGGGTGGACGACCCCCATAGGCCTTCGCAGGACTCAGaaactcctgggcttttcagaAGAGTGAAAGCAAGAGATCTGAACCGCACTGACGGGGCTCCAGAGACGTGACCTTCTCCTGTGCTTAGCAGCCCACCAGCTGCCATCAGCAGGGCAATGGGTGAGTAAAGGGAGCCGTGGTCAGTGACATGGCGCAAATGAGAATGAACTACGGAGACACAGGGTGGAGGAAGCTCACGGGCCATTCTATGGTTTCAGTTATGTAAAGACCTAAAATGCAGAGTTAGGATTTGGGATAGGGCCTTCCATGGGGAGCTGTGACAAGCAGCGGGGGTGAGGGGCTTCTGGGCCTGGGCAATGTTCTTTTTcagtttataaaaatttaaatgaggggccggctttgtggcatagtgggtaaagccgatagctgagacaccagcatctcacatgggtgctagttggtgtcctggctgctccacttccaatccagcttcctgctaagggcctgggaaagcagcagcagatggcctaagtgcttgggcctctgcacccgcataggagacctggatgaagctcctggctctggcctggcccagccctggccattgcagccatttggggagtgaaccaacagatctctctctttcctcctctctctgtgtaactctacctttcaaatacataaataaatcttgaaaaaaaaaagaatgaaaaataaaaattttaaaaattaaaaaaaaaaaaaaacaccttggaaACGCCACATCTCAAGTCTGGTATCAGGCCTTGCGCGCTACCAGGTACCGGTTTCAGATGGCCGTGCTGGGTGGGAGCCCAGCTGGACCGGATGTGGCCAGAGAGGATCCCGCACGCCGTTTCTGATGGGGGAAATCCCTTGCAGGACTGAGAACACGTGAAGCGAGTGGTTTctgcactgcaggcctggggttTGTCCCTAGGGGTACATGCACTGGAGGCCCAGGGTGCAGTGTGgtggggaggaggatgggggCCTCTGGCCCCAGGAGCCCAGTCCCCTGCTGGGATTAGGGTGGCCCTGGGGCCCTCATTTGGTCCTTGTGCAGGTGAGTTGTTAGGAAAGGCTGACCTGGGCCCTGAGTCACGTGCTGGCTTCCCGTGTGGTGACATGATCGCTCCCTCTTACACGTGTCCCTGCCATGCGGATACCGCCCGCCATCAGGGCCCCAGCAGAACCACGCTCACGTCAGCACCACGCAACCTTGAACTTCCACAACAGTGAGCTAACGCGCCCTTTGCGTCAGGGATGTTCCCAGCCCCGGGTGTTCTGCTCCAGCAACAGAACACAGACTGACACAGGGCTGCTGTGGCTTCTGCCTGTGCTCGGGCAAGAAGGGGCAGAGCTCAGGCCTTGCAAACCCAGAATTTGGATGGTGCCAGCAGTCAAAAACCGCCAGAAACTCCCAGCAACTCCTGACGGGTACAACCTAGCCACACGGGGGTAACGGTGAACAAGCCAAAAGGAATTAGCGAGCAGTGTGACTCCAAATGCCCTAAGCGAAAGCCTGCCAGGGTTTAAACCCGTGCCCGGCAGTGGTGTGCCAGAGGCCTTCGTCTGTTAACTAAGCTTGTTTCTGAGTTGCGGTggaggccttcccaaggtcaggaGCAGAAAAAGGGAGGAAGC
The window above is part of the Oryctolagus cuniculus chromosome 11, mOryCun1.1, whole genome shotgun sequence genome. Proteins encoded here:
- the RASSF2 gene encoding ras association domain-containing protein 2, giving the protein MDYTPQTSLVPCGQDKYISKNELLLHLKTYNLYYQGQNLQLRHREEEDEFIVEGLLNISWGLRRPIRLQMQDDNERLRPPPSSSSWHSGCNLGAQGTILKPLTMPNIQISEVDAPAESEQALSPTDSRGLKPLQEDTPQLMRTRSDVGVRRRGNVRTPSDQRRIRRHRFSINGHFYNHKTSVFTPAYGSVTNVRINSTMTTPQVLKLLLNKFKIENSAEEFALYVVHTSGEKQKLKATDYPLIARILQGPCEQVAKVFLMEKDQVEEVTYDVAQYIKFEMPVLKSFIQKLQEEEDREVKKLMRRYTVLRLMIRQRLDEIAETPATI